A part of Anser cygnoides isolate HZ-2024a breed goose chromosome 15, Taihu_goose_T2T_genome, whole genome shotgun sequence genomic DNA contains:
- the MPRIP gene encoding myosin phosphatase Rho-interacting protein isoform X3, with the protein MQAKPIYGGWLLLAPEGTDFDNPVHRSRKWQRRFFILYEHGLLRYALDEMPTTLPQGTINMNQCTDVVDGESRTGQKFSLCILTPEKEHFIRAENKEIISGWLEMLIVYPRTNKQNQKKKRKVEPPTPQEPGPAKMAVTSSSIPSAEKVPATKSTLWQEEMRGKDQADGGSGISPAQSPVQGQAGAASSLKDPVLDSKEDESSMNGDRIDCGRKTRVESGYFSLEKTKQDSKLEEQQLPPPPSPPSPSTPNNSFSLNSLDSKSSCPMHKDSSSRDVGRGAEKSGRPLSFKASRQYTTLADVPKAIRISNREAFQVERKRLERRTRARSPGREEVARLFGNERRRSQVIEKFEALDIENAEHMETNVSAGAALSSETRQGRSEKRVFPRKRDFTCEGAAVGSILDVSASPLSPHRRAKSLDRRSTESSMTPDLLNFKKGWLTKQYEDGQWKKHWFVLTDQSLRYYRDSVAEEAADLDGEIDLSTCYDVTEYPVQRNYGFQIHTKEGEFTLSAMTSGIRRNWIQTIMKHVRPTTAPDVTRKNFSLKLSVLKPSSLPEEKSKTSSSFETSPKPSEKPDAEQTELDPEQKRSRARERRREGRSKTFDWAEFRPIQQALAQERANAADASKSGTAAFPRDTGTADADPGELERERARRREERRKRFEMIDAVDGAGPEEALRMEVDRILPVPADIKPQNVHVEIEQRWHQVETTPLREEKQIPIAPLHLAHTEDRDEGLAKQHLTTLLEKELEQKQKEALELLEQNRHLQDQLKVALGREQSAREGYVLQTEVAASPSGAWQRLHKVNQDLQSELEAQCRRQELINQQIQSLKRSYAEAKDVIRHHEAEIQSLQARLSNAAAELSIKEQTLAKLKSDLRSEKEKAKEQLEEWQHGEAALSSQLKASEQKLKNAEALLLEKTQELRDLEMQQALQRDHQKEVQRLQDRIADLSRQLNASEQTRILMEEKLQKNYEALLESCEREKQVLLHSLKEVEDKANEYENQLQNNEQQMEILQKEKLSAKFEGSELVHQLEEQLVMKEASIQKLAEHIEELERERDQIKCRFHELMNQVAESDNEVAKLQAKLKMEETNYHNLEQSFEEVSDQFQGVQKVLKEKEEELRHVKEMHLRIVEKKDQDLSEALVKMIALDSNLEETKVKLKAKEEALRKLASVGTGPCAEETEDVGPNLEADESHPSQLGQPLQTHDVLPALSYALKEEEEEVLETSQRQAEEFGSPSKAAELQDQELVQKALAKPDVGIMGAKRQRIRFSSIQCQKYIHPDGSEKNWTSSTSSDTSQDRSLSEESMSSEPALGYPSSGASDSETYLSIIHSLETKLYITEEKLKDVTMKLESQHGHNQETLIALHHQWASTESQLREQLQSSLSQVSALISQLESERQEKFKLIENHVSELGGFQMKNDQALTCLEKCREQLRALPKSDEEKEGDLFLVTLSGLETTLSSAIQALRGAPGPSEYQQGEGLIAETPASEGGLLSEEEHVPKEQRAETFDAGQLRWLSERVAFEASLINQIAESLQSAGSEISQLLREIQGTAEVALIEPANVSPTAVDLAGVLSNKLLLEGEFWSQVEELRVHLSTREGEAEGKTETAGLGFSPCFLSAVADATLIKAELGFVAQKMRESFHRRLKTIEEDLHNTKTALQQHKCMLEEIIKAYRTPDFDRVMHQISEALEIQKDASERTQISWDGSRLQMVPYQESAKVGEVCSLPGRSSEALVSIQEDLAQQLKDKSNVLKEISVALLSLPPEEAMRDCQKLLKISQSLSYHSCMGDLERYSSLLVQDAIVQAQVCYAACKVRLEYERELKSYKESLQSMDALCQERVKTVSLLRDEYEDLLRKQQGEYGEVIAMLERENADLKAKVSQLDGQRRLLEEEERKHSKSLSELQGRYEEEIRNVIEQLNRTEDALKAERTEGLSQLDAIVRDKQNMERYHLEQMQLLEDKFQAKIKELQVIHGQELQALQEHYSQNLQRLQETLDEYQRQHPEVSPAAGPGGGDPWVAGEPGGAGQGPSSDLDSMHGLRERIQELEAQMNVMRDELENKHLEGSASTLREKYQKDFENLKATCERGFAAMEETHQKKIEDLQRQHQRELEKLREEKDRLLAEETAATISAIEAMKNAHREELERELEKSQRSQISSVNADIEALRRQYLEELQSVQRELEVLSEQYSQKCLENAHLAQALEAERQALRQCQRENQELNAHNQELNNRLAAEITRLRTLLTGEGGGEAAGSPLTQGKDAYELEVLLRVKESEIQYLKQEISSLKDELQTALRDKKYASDKYKDIYTELSIVKAKADCDISRLKEQLKAATEAQGEKSPVNTTVSGYDIMKSKSNPDFLKKDRSSVSRQLRNIRSKSVIEQVSWDN; encoded by the exons GTGGCTGGAGATGCTGATCGTGTACCCCAGGACGAACAAGCAGAaccagaagaagaagaggaaggtaGAGCCCCCAACTCCTCAG GAACCTGGTCCTGCTAAGATGGCCGtgaccagcagcagcatccccagcgCGGAGAAGGTCCCTGCCACCAAGTCCACGCTTTGGCAGGAAGAAATGAGGGGCAAAGACCAAGCGGACGGGGGCAGCGGCATCAGCCCGGCGCAGAGCCCGGTGCAAGGGCAGGCGggggctgccagctccctgaAGGATCCCGTGTTGGACAGCAAAGAAG ATGAGAGCTCCATGAACGGAGACCGGATAGACTGTGGGCGGAAGACACGTGTCGAGAGCGGTTACTTCTCCTTGGAGAAGACCAAGCAAGACTcgaagctggaagagcagcagctgccgcCCCCACcgagccctcccagccccagcaccccgaaCAACAG cttctctctgAACTCCTTGGACTCGAAGAGCAGTTGCCCCATGCACAAGGActccagcagcagagatgtAGGAAGGGGAGCTGAAAAATCGGGGCGTCCCCTTTCTTTTAAAGCCAGCCGGCAGTACACCACCCTGGCCGACGTTCCCAAGGCCATTAGGATCAGTAATCGTGAGGCCTTCCAGGTGGAGAGGAAGCGGCTAGAGCGGAGAACCCGGGCGCGTAGCCCTGGGAGAGAAGAAGTGGCCCGGCTCTTTGGCAATGAGCGAAG gCGATCCCAGGTCATTGAAAAATTCGAGGCGCTGGATATCGAGAACGCAGAGCACATGGAGACGAACGTGTCGGCGGGAGCTGCCCTTTCCAGCGAGACGCGGCAGGGCAGGAGCGAGAAGAGGGTTTTCCCACGGAAACGG GACTTCACGTGCGAAGGGGCGGCTGTGGGCTCCATCCTGGATGTCTCTgcgtccccgctgtccccgcacCGCCGGGCGAAGTCGCTGGACAGAAGGTCCACGGAGTCCTCCATGACG CCCGACCTGCTGAACTTCAAGAAGGGCTGGCTGACGAAGCAGTACGAGGACGGGCAG TGGAAGAAGCACTGGTTTGTGCTGACCGACCAGAGCCTGAGATACTACCGGGATTCGGTGGCGGAGGAG gcagctgacCTGGATGGAGAAATCGATTTATCCACGTGCTACGATGTCACCGAGTACCCAGTCCAGAGAAACTACGGCTTCCAGATCCAC ACGAAGGAAGGGGAGTTCACCCTCTCTGCCATGACGTCTGGCATCCGCCGCAATTGGATTCAGACCATCATGAAGCACGTTCGCCCCACCACTGCCCCCGACGTAACAAG GAAAAACTTCTCTTTGAAACTATCCGTGCTGAAGCCCAG CTCCCTGCcggaagagaaaagcaaaacgaGCTCTTCCTTTGAGACCAGCCCAAAGCCCAGCGAGAAGCCAGACGCGGAGCAAACAGAGCTGGACCCGGAGCAGAAGCGGAGCCGTGCCCGAGAGCGCCGACGAGAAGGACGTTCCAAGACCTTCGACTGGGCTGAGTTTCGCCCCATCCAGCAAGCCCTTGCCCAGGAGCGTGCGAACGCCGCAGACGCCTCCAAGAGCGGCACCGCCGCCTTCCCCAGGGACACCGGCACCGCCGACGCCGACCCGGGAGAGCTGGAGCGGGAGCGGGCCCGGCGGCGCGAGGAGCGGCGCAAGCGCTTCGAGATGATCGACGCCGTGGACGGGGCAGGGCCGGAGGAAGCGCTGAGGATGGAGGTGGACCGGATCCTGCCCGTCCCGGCGGACATCAAACCGCAGAACGTCCACGTGGAGATCGAGCAGCGGTGGCACCAGGTGGAGACCACCCCGCTGCGGGAGGAGAAGCAGATCCCCATCGCGCCCCTGCACCTCGCCCACACCGAGGACCGGGATGAGGGGCTGGCGAAGCAGCACTTGACCACGCTGTTGGAGAAGGAG ctggagcagaagcagaaggaggCCCTGGAGCTCCTGGAACAGAACcggcacctgcaggaccagctgaAAGTGGCGCTGGGCCGGGAGCAGAGTGCCCGGGAGGGCTACGTGTTGCAG ACCGAGGTGGCCGCCTCGCCATCAGGTGCCTGGCAGAGGCTCCACAAAGTCAACCAAGACCTCCAAAGCGAGCTGGAAGCCCAGTGCCGGCGTCAAGAGCTGATCAATCAGCAGATTCAGTCGCTGAAACGCAGCTACGCCGAGGCTAAGGACGTGATCCGGCACCACGAAGCCGAGATTCAGAGCCTGCAGGCGAGGCTCAGCAACGCGGCCGCCGAGCTCTCCATCAAGGAGCAGACCCTGGCCAAGCTCAAGAGCGACCTGAGGAGCGAGAAGGAGaaagccaaggagcagctggaggagtgGCAGCACGGCGAGGCCGCACTCAGCTCCCAGCTGAAGGCCAGCGAGCAGAAGCTGAAGAACGCGGAGGCTCTGCTCCTCGAGAAGACCCAGGAGCTGCGGGACCTGGAAATGCAGCAGGCTTTGCAGAGGGACCATCAGAAGGAGGTGCAGCGCCTCCAGGACAGGATCGCCGACCTGAGCCGGCAGCTGAACGCTAGCGAGCAAACGCGGATCCTCAtggaggagaagctgcagaagaaCTACGAGGCTTTGCTGGAGAGCTGTGAGAGGGAAAAGCAGGTTTTATTACACAGTCTGAAGGAGGTGGAGGATAAGGCCAACGAGTACGAGAATCAGCTGCAAAACAACGAGCAGCAAATGGAGATTCTGCAGAAGGAGAAGCTGAGCGCCAAGTTCGAAGGCAGCGAGCTTGTCCaccagctggaggagcagctggtgATGAAGGAGGCCAGCATCCAGAAACTCGCCGAGCACATTGAGGAGCTTGAAAGGGAGAGAGATCAGATCAAATGTCGGTTCCACGAGCTCATGAACCAGGTTGCCGAGTCAGATAACGAAGTTGCAAAGCTGCAAGCAAAGTTGAAGATGGAAGAGACCAACTACCACAATCTGGAGCAGTCGTTTGAGGAGGTGTCGGATCAGTTCCAGGGTGTGCAGAAggtgctgaaagaaaaagaagaggagctGAGACACGTTAAGGAAATGCACTTGAGAATCGTGGAGAAGAAAGATCAAGATCTCAGCGAGGCTTTGGTTAAAATGATTGCTCTGGATAGCAATTTAGAGGAGACTAAAGTAAAGCTGAAGGCCAAGGAGGAGGCTTTAAGGAAATTAGCTAGCGTAGGCACAGGTCCATGTGCTGAGGAGACAGAAGATGTTGGCCCCAATCTCGAGGCTGATGAAAGTCATCCATCTCAGCTGGGGCAGCCTCTGCAAACTCACGATGTCCTCCCAGCTCTGAGTTACGCactgaaggaggaggaggaggaggtcctTGAGACCAGCCAGAGGCAAGCAGAGGAGTTTGGCTCCCCGTCCAAAGCTGCGGAGCTCCAGGACCAAGAGTTGGTTCAGAAAGCCTTAGCAAAGCCTGATGTGGGAATCATGGGGGCCAAGAGGCAAAGAATCCGTTTCTCGAGCATCCAGTGCCAAAAATATATCCACCCGGATGGGTCAGAGAAGAACTGGACAAGCAGTACCTCTTCAGACACGAGCCAAGACAGGTCGCTGTCTGAAGAAAGCATGTCCTCGGAGCCCGCTCTTGGTTACCCATCGTCAGGGGCCAGCGACTCCGAGACCTATCTCTCGATCATCCATTCTCTGGAAACCAAGCTGTATATCACAGAGGAGAAGCTCAAAGACGTGACCATGAAGCTTGAAAGCCAGCACGGCCATAATCAGGAGACGCTCATCGCCCTTCACCACCAGTGGGCCAGCACGGAGTCCCAGCTGCGGGAGCAGCTTCAGAGCAGCTTGTCCCAAGTCAGTGCTCTGATCTCACAGCTGGAGAGCGAGAGGCAGGAGAAGTTCAAGCTCATAGAAAATCATGTGAGCGAGCTGGGAGGCTTCCAGATGAAAAACGATCAAGCGCTGACTTGCTTAGAGAAGTGCAGGGAGCAACTAAGAGCTTTGCCTAAGTCAGATGAGGAAAAAGAGGGCGATTTGTTCCTTGTTACTCTGTCCGGCCTGGAAACGACCTTATCGAGCGCAATCCAAGCCTTGAGAGGGGCGCCAGGCCCGTCTGAGTATCAGCAGGGCGAGGGCCTTATCGCGGAAACCCCTGCTTCAGAGGGAGGGCTTCTGAGTGAAGAGGAGCACGTCCCCAAGGAGCAGCGAGCTGAAACGTTCGACGCGGGCCAGCTGAGATGGCTTTCTGAGAGAGTGGCGTTCGAGGCCTCTCTAATCAACCAAATAGCAGAGTCTTTGCAAAGTGCAGGCTCTGAGATATCTCAGCTGCTCAGAGAGATCCAAGGGACAGCTGAGGTGGCTTTGATAGAGCCGGCAAATGTTTCTCCTACAGCAGTTGACTTGGCCGGTGTCCTGTCTaacaagctgctgctggaaggggagTTTTGGAGCCAGGTGGAGGAGCTGAGAGTGCACTTGAGCAccagggaaggagaagcagagggcAAAACAGAAACGGCAGGTTTGGGTTTCTCTCCATGTTTTCTCAGTGCTGTAGCAGATGCTACATTGATCAAGGCAGAACTTGGGTTTGTGGCACAGAAAATGAGGGAATCTTTCCATCGGAGATTAAAAACAATTGAAGAGGACCTCCATAATACCAAAACAGCTCTCCAGCAGCATAAATGCATGCTGGAGGAAATCATCAAAGCATACAGGACTCCTGATTTTGACAGAGTTATGCACCAGATTTCTGAAGCActtgaaattcagaaagatgCTTCAGAAAGAACGCAGATCTCCTGGGACGGGAGCCGTCTCCAAATGGTGCCGTACCAGGAATCGGCCAAGGTGGGGGAGGTCTGCAGCCTGCCAGGCCGCAGTAGCGAAGCTCTCGTTTCCATCCAGGAAGATCTTGCCCAACAGCTAAAGGACAAATCAAACGTTCTTAAGGAAATATCCGTTGCCTTACTGTCTCTGCCTCCTGAGGAGGCCATGAGAGATTGCCAGAAGCTCCTGAAGATATCTCAGAGTCTTTCGTATCACTCGTGCATGGGAGACCTGGAGCGGTATTCCTCTTTGTTAGTCCAAGATGCGATTGTTCAGGCTCAGGTTTGTTACGCTGCTTGCAAAGTCCGACTGGAGTACGAGAGAGAGCTCAAGTCGTACAAGGAGTCCTTGCAGAGCATGGACGCGCTCTGCCAGGAGCGCGTGAAGACGGTCTCTCTGCTCCGGGATGAGTACGAAGACTTGCTGCGAAAGCAGCAGGGGGAGTATGGCGAGGTGATAGCCATGCTCGAGCGGGAGAACGCCGATCTCAAAGCAAAGGTCTCCCAGCTGGACGGTCAGCGAAGGCttttggaggaggaagagcgcaagcacagcaaaagcttgAGCGAGTTACAGGGCCGGTATGAGGAGGAGATTCGAAACGTGATCGAGCAGCTGAACAGGACAGAGGATGCCCTGAAGGCCGAGAGGACGGAGGGCCTCAGCCAGCTGGACGCCATCGTCCGCGACAAGCAGAACATGGAGCGGTACCACCTGGAGCagatgcagctgctggaggacaAGTTCCAGGCCAAGATCAAGGAGCTGCAGGTCATCCAcggccaggagctgcaggcgcTGCAGGAGCACTACAGCCAGAACCTGCAGCGCCTGCAGGAGACCCTCGACGAGTACCAGCGGCAGCACCCGGAGGTGTCCCCTGCGGCAGGACCGGGCGGTGGGGACCCCTGGGTGGCCGGGGAGCCGGGCGGCGCCGGGCAGGGCCCCAGCAGTGACCTGGACTCCATGCACGGCCTGAGGGAGCGcatccaggagctggaggcccAGATGAACGTGATGAGGGACGAGCTGGAGAACAAGCACCTGGAGGGCAGCGCTTCCACGCTGAGGGAGAAATACCAGAAAGACTTTGAAAACCTAAAG GCAACATGTGAAAGGGGCTTTGCAGCCATGGAGGAGACGCACCAGAAGAAGATCGAGGACCTGCAGCGGCAGCACCAGCGGGAGCTGGAGAAGCTGCGGGAGGAGAAGGACCgcctgctggcagaggaaacgGCTGCCACCATCTCAG CCATCGAAGCCATGAAGAACGCACACCGGGAGGAGCTGGAGCGAGAGCTGGAGAAGTCGCAGCGCTCCCAGATCAGCAGCGTCAACGCCGACATCGAGGCTCTCCGGAGGCAATACCT GGAGGAGCTGCAGTCGGTGCAGCGGGAGCTGGAGGTGCTTTCGGAGCAGTATTCGCAGAAGTGCTTGGAGAACGCCCACCTGGCGCAGGCGCTGGAGGCTGAGAGGCAGGCCCTCCGCCAGTGCCAGCGGGAGAACCAGGAGCTCAACGCCCACAACCAG GAGCTGAATAACCGCCTGGCTGCGGAGATCACGCGGTTGCGGACCTTGCTGACCGGGGAGGGtggaggagaggctgctggGTCGCCTCTCACCCAGGGCAAGGACGCCTACGAGCTAGAG GTCCTGCTGCGGGTCAAAGAGTCGGAAATCCAGTACCTGAAGCAGGAGATCAGCTCTCTCAAAGACGAGCTGCAGACAGCACTGAGG GATAAGAAATACGCCAGCGACAAGTACAAAGACATCTACACAGAGCTGAGCATTGTGAAGGCCAAGGCAGACTGTGATATCAGCAGGTTGAAAGAGCAGCTGAAAGCAGCCACAGAAGCTCAGGGAGAGAAATCCCCTGTGAACACCACTGTATCGGGATATG ATATTATGAAATCAAAAAGCAACCCTGATTTCTTGAAGAAAGACAGATCCAGTGTTAGCCGGCAACTAAGGAATATCAGGTCAAAG TCCGTTATTGAGCAGGTCTCATGGGATAACTGA